A region of Pseudomonadota bacterium DNA encodes the following proteins:
- a CDS encoding zinc finger Ran-binding domain-containing protein — translation MAVQREVTCPMCGFKNAPDSSRCGACGARIERVSGLYTEAEVQQRRQQQEGFEWKWALAACFFYVVVQGAVLVGLPRVVATFDPQGLAGLFVSLFIWFLGGVAVGLISPRKNFIEPAVGVLFLAVPTVAYLVAITPPGFQPSLLAYIVGSLLGVMIAPIGAFIGDRLRSGPAQL, via the coding sequence ATGGCGGTTCAACGAGAAGTGACTTGCCCCATGTGCGGGTTCAAGAACGCCCCGGATTCCAGTCGCTGCGGCGCCTGCGGTGCGCGCATCGAGCGCGTGTCGGGCCTGTACACGGAAGCCGAGGTCCAGCAGCGGCGCCAGCAGCAGGAGGGGTTTGAGTGGAAGTGGGCGCTGGCGGCCTGCTTCTTCTACGTAGTCGTGCAAGGAGCCGTGCTGGTGGGCCTTCCACGCGTGGTTGCGACCTTCGACCCTCAGGGCCTGGCCGGGTTGTTCGTCTCCCTGTTCATCTGGTTCCTCGGCGGGGTTGCTGTTGGGCTTATTTCGCCGCGAAAGAACTTCATCGAACCCGCGGTAGGCGTGCTCTTCCTCGCCGTGCCTACCGTCGCCTACCTGGTGGCGATCACCCCGCCCGGCTTCCAACCCTCGCTGCTCGCGTACATCGTGGGCTCGCTGCTAGGGGTCATGATCGCGCCGATAGGGGCTTTCATTGGTGATCGGTTAAGGTCAGGGCCCGCCCAGCTCTGA
- the aspS gene encoding aspartate--tRNA ligase, producing the protein MARFIDELKRTHACGELRADDMGQEVVLFGWVHSRRDHGGCIFIDLRDRTGVTQLVFDPSVHSRAFELADRSRPEWVLGARGRVRDRGQMRNPRLPTGAVEVVVLEAVVFNRSKTPPFPMEDGIDTNEDKRLEYRFLDLRRPELQRSLVTRHKICRAARDHFGDEGFIEIETPVMLKYTPGGARNFLVPSRLHPGSFYALAESPQLFKQLLMVSGYERYFQIVKCFRDEDLRLDRQPEFTQIDVEMSFVNEDDIFGAVEGLMLRIFREVLDIDLTQRYPEGRFPRMDFAEAMTRFGNDKPDLRFALEHTDLTDLVIEHGGGGVSFFEPIAG; encoded by the coding sequence GTGGCGCGCTTTATCGACGAGCTCAAGCGCACACATGCGTGCGGAGAGCTGAGAGCGGACGACATGGGCCAAGAGGTCGTGCTCTTCGGCTGGGTCCACAGCCGCCGCGATCACGGCGGATGCATCTTCATCGACCTGCGCGACCGTACAGGTGTGACGCAGTTGGTGTTCGACCCTTCGGTGCATTCGCGCGCATTCGAGCTTGCCGATCGGTCACGGCCCGAGTGGGTGCTCGGCGCCCGGGGACGCGTACGCGACCGCGGCCAGATGCGCAACCCACGCCTGCCTACCGGTGCCGTCGAGGTGGTGGTGCTCGAAGCGGTCGTGTTCAACCGCTCCAAGACGCCGCCGTTCCCCATGGAAGACGGCATCGACACCAACGAAGACAAGCGCCTCGAGTACCGCTTCCTGGATCTGCGTCGGCCCGAGCTGCAGCGATCGCTCGTCACGCGCCACAAGATCTGCCGCGCCGCACGCGACCACTTCGGCGATGAAGGATTCATCGAAATCGAGACGCCCGTCATGCTCAAGTATACGCCCGGCGGGGCCCGCAACTTCCTGGTGCCGTCGAGATTGCACCCGGGTAGCTTCTACGCGCTCGCAGAAAGCCCCCAACTGTTCAAGCAGCTTCTGATGGTATCGGGTTACGAGCGCTACTTTCAGATCGTCAAGTGCTTCCGCGACGAGGATCTGCGCCTGGATCGGCAGCCCGAGTTCACCCAAATCGACGTCGAGATGAGCTTCGTGAACGAGGACGACATCTTCGGCGCCGTCGAAGGCTTGATGCTGCGCATCTTCCGCGAGGTGCTCGATATCGACCTGACGCAACGCTACCCCGAGGGCCGCTTTCCTCGCATGGATTTCGCCGAAGCGATGACGCGCTTCGGCAACGACAAACCCGATCTACGTTTCGCCCTGGAGCACACCGATCTGACGGATCTCGTCATCGAGCACGGAGGCGGTGGCGTGTCGTTCTTCGAACCGATCGCAGG